Sequence from the Xenorhabdus nematophila ATCC 19061 genome:
AAAACGGTCGATAATACTTTATTGTTAATCCAGATGGTGGCAGCCCGGCTAGGCATTGCCGCATTGCCGCACTGGGCTGTCGAGACATTCGAAAGACAAGGGTTAGTTGTCACCCAAACCTTAGGAGAGGGGTTATGGAGCAGATTGTACGCTGCCAGCCGGGAAGGGGAACAGCGCCAACCTGCCATTGATACATTTATTCGTTCTGCGCGCCAGCACGCGGTGGACAATTTGCCATTTGTGAAGCGGGTTTCAGTACCCAACGGTGATGCACCCAAAGCGAGGCAACAATCAGGCTGCCTCCAATGCTGAAGCTCAGCCAGTCAGGATGCTGCTGCCAGATCGCAAAATTGACCAACAACCCCGCCGGAACCAGCATATTATTCATAATCGCCAGTGTTCCGGCATCAACCTGGGTAGCACCATAGTTCCACATAAAGTAACCAATACCGGATGCACCCACACCTAACCAAATCAGGACGCCCCACTGTAACTGCGTTGTCGGCAATTTTTGCGGATCGCCAAACAGCAACCAGCCCATAATAGCGACAACACAGGCTCCCAGATAGAACCATGAGAAGGCAACCCGCTGTGGAATCGGGTGGGCTTCCATCAGGCGTTTATAACCAACCTGACCCATTGCAAAAAAAATATTCGCCAATTGAACCAATATCAGGCCAATCCAGAAAGATTCGCTCAATCGGTCATACCGGATAATCGCCGCGCCTGCCACAGCCAACAAAGAACTCAGAGCATAACCCCAACGCAGCCGGGAACGCCCCATCAAATCATAAATCAGTGTGACATAAAGCGGCGTCATGATGGTGAACAGCAAAAATTCTGCCACAGTCAGGTAGTGATAGGCATGAAATACAAATAAATACATCACACCAAGCTGACAAGCGCCGACAGCCATATATAGCGCAATGACTTTCAACGATATCCCCCGCCAACGCAAAAATGGCAAGAATACCATCGCCGCCAGAACGACCCTGACAAGCACAGAAAACCAGCTATCAACCTGACCGGAAAGATAAGCGCCGATCAGGCTGAATGAAGCAGCCCACAAAAAAGTTGTGATTGTTAACAGCCACATGATTTATTGGTCTTTACCTACTTTTTATTGATCTTTCCCGACTAAAAGCGCTTCTAACAAATCAAGATCATGCAGCAGCGCTTGTAGCGTTTCATTACTGATTTTACGGGTTGCACGCAGATGGTACAGCTCACCCCGTTCAGCCCTCAGTGCCGTTAAACGGAAGCGGCGTTCCAGCTCTTCAACCATCAGATTATGTTCGGTTTCATCTGTTCCGGCAGTACGACGCCGCAGATAACCGGTCACCCGGGATGCAACCTCGCTGATATCCTCTGCATCCAGTTTTTCTTCGGTACTGGCAGACAGGCGTTCTTCCATCTTATTCATACTGACAATGGCAACTTCAGCCATTGCTGCTTTTGCCATTCTGATTTCATTCAAATCCGCCAGCTTATCCCCCACTTTCATACCACGCAGCAGCAAAGGTAAGGCGATAACCCCGACAAACAGAGAGAGCAGAATGACACCCGCAGAAATGAAGATCAACTGATAACGTGCCGGGAACGGATCACCATCTGGCAAGAACAGGGGAACAGAAAGCGCACCTGCCAACGTAATCGCCCCACGAACGCCGGCAAATGAAGCCAGCCACAGTTCACGGGTGGTGTAAGAGGTAAATTCCAGTGGTTTCTTCTTCATAAACACTTTGCTGATATTTTTCATCAGCCATAACCAGCTGAATCGCAATAACAACAGCGCACCGTAAATGATACCTACAGCGGAGAAGAGCATCCAAGTTTCAACATTCGGATCAAGATCTGCCTGAGCCACAGACGTTTCCCAAATACCCGGTAACTGTAGCCCCAACATCACGAATACCAGACCGTTAAAGACGAAAGCCAGCATTCCCCAAACGTTATCAGCACGCAGACGCATATCCAGTGGCGCATTGCGGATCACACCCGCTTTACTGATTGTCATACCCGCAGCCACTGCGGCCAGAATACCGGATACGCCGATATGCTCAGCAATCATGTAAGAAGCAAATGGCAACAGCATCATGAACATGATTTGTGTTGCCGGATCATCCCCGCTCCAGCGGCTCATCAGTCGCAGGGATTTACTGTATATCAATGTGACAGCGATACCGGAAATTAATCCACCAATCGCAACTTTGAAAAACTCCAGTGTCGCGCCAGTGACAGTAAATATCATCGTTCCCATAGCAATCGCCACGGCAAATTTAAGGGCTACCAGACCAGAAGCATCATTCATCAATGCTTCCCCTTCCAGTACGCTCATCATATTTTTAGGAATACGCCCTTTTCCGACAATCGATGACAATGCCACCGCATCGGTTGGTGATAACACCGCTGCCAGTGCAAATGCAGCAATAAGTGAGATACTCGGTAGTAATGAGTGAATTAAATAGCCAATACCGACAACGGTTACCAATACCAGCACTAAAACTAAAATGAATATTTCACGCCCATGTTGAAAAAATTCTCTGGTGGGTGTTTTCCAGCCATCAACAAACAACAAAGGTGGGATAAGTAAAACGAGGAATAATTCAGGATCGAAAGTAACGTGTAAACCAAAATGAGGCCAGGCCAGCAACGCTCCCATTGCTATTTGCACTATCGGCAAGGGGATACGGAACGGAATCATTTTAGTAAGAACACCAGAAACTGACACCACCAAAATTAAGATCAAGATAGTAAAAAATATTTCCATGTTACCCTTACAAATTGCCAAAAAATCCGTCGGTAAAAAGATTGTGACTTTTTTTTCCCTCTAATAACAGCGCTAATAACCATAATCATTGCCGTTATTAAAGAAAATCAAAAAACAATCACATTGTGAATCAATGACCAGCAAGTCATTTGTCTATTTTATACTTATCGGCGAAGATGTGCTGAAAAATTAGCACATTTTATAATATATCCGTCTGATGATGAGATCATTGACCAAACTTTCAGAGATATAGAGGGATGGATAAGATCTTAAAAAGCGCTTTACTATCCATGATAAGCGGACGTACCCAATAAAGTTTAAAATATCAAATGCCAGTGACATAGGGAACATGTCTCTGACATCCAATTGAGAGCACAAAAAGATAGTGTCTTTGTTAGTTGATTATTTATCACACAGCACTTTTATCTCAAAGGGTCATCGATTTTATATCCGGATAATAAGGGTAGTCATGAATAATCGTCTTAATAGATAATAAAAACCCCATTGAATTTATTATAAGGATCTATCATAAATAATTTATTGCGCTGCCACTGTATTATTTATATAAAGAACTTTTCAAATAAAAAAACTCACTAAAATGATAATATTGAATAACACAACCCATTAATTAAAAACATATTCCTCACTAATAAAAAGCATTAAAATACCTCTGATTTGAAATAAACAAAATCAATTATCAGCAACTATTTTAATAAAAAATCAGACAATGATCATTCTTCTACACCTTGATTCAAGAATAAAAAGAGAGCTATAAAGTTCACTAACCAATAATATAGTATCAATATCATCAAGAAACGGAGCACTCAAATCAAACATGACAGAAAGCGATTATAACCGCAAAAGGAATTTATAGACTGAATATTAAGAATTTCTGAGGAAAAGAAAATATGATATTTAAAATGATAAAAATAAAATCTTATCTTAAAGCATTCATTCTGGTTATCACTTCAAGCCTATTAAGTGCTTGTCTTCACCCTGCTTCCATGAATAAAACTGATACATATGCAGAAATACGTCGTACTAGTTTGGGCATTCCGCATATAAAAGCGAACAATTGGCGTGGATTAGGTTATGGTTATGGCTATGTTCAGGCACAAGACAATCTCTGTACTATGGCAGACTCCTTTCTGACTTACCGTGGTGAACGTTCTCAATATTTCGGCGGACAAGCCACTCTGGTTTATGACGGAATAACAGGTAAAGTGCAAAATTTGGATTCTGATTTTTATCACCGGCATGTTCTTTCTGAAGATATGCTAAACCGCATGATTCAAAGCCAACCAGAAAAAATCAGACAACTTGTTTCTGGTTTTACTGCGGGTTATAACCAATACCTGCGCGAATTACCTCGTCACACTAAAGCCCACCAAGTCTGCCGTAATCAGGATTGGGTTCAGCTCATTAATGAACAGGATATTTACCGACGCATGTATGCCATCGCGTTCTCGAAGGGATACAACTTAATGTTAACCAATATTGTTGACGCCCAACCCCCTACCGCATTATCAGCGACGAATATTTCAGCCTCAGAATCACCAGCATCAATCGCGTCATTTCACTTGAATCATCTGGAAAGCAAAGGTGTCGGCAGTAACGCCTATGGGTTTGGTACACAAGCCACCCATTCAGATTCCCCTTTGTTATTCGGTAATCCTCATTGGTACTGGTTTGGCCCAGACCGATTCTACCAGGCGCAACTCACTATTCCTGGTGAAATCGATGTCAGTGGGGTGTCGTTCTTAGGTATTCCCGTCATCCAAATTGGCTTTAACGAGAATATCGCCTGGAGTCATACCGTCTCAACGGCATCCCGTATGGGTTTTTACGAACTGAGTTTAGCGCCTGATGATCCATTGAGTTACCTCCGTGACGGCAAAAAAATAAAAATGCAGGCCAATACGATTACCGTTCAAGTTAAACAAGATGCTGGCTCTTTGGTTCCCGTTACCCGCACATTGTATAAATCAGAATATGGCCCTCTGGTCAATCTTTCACCATTACAATGGGATACAAAAAAAGCATTTGCCGTCCGCGATATCAATCAAGAAAATTTTCGCTTGTGGCGAAACTGGTTACGTTTCGATCAAGCCCGTTCTCTTGAAGAATTCATGGCTATCCAAAAACAAGAATCAGCGATGCCTTGGGTGAATACCATTGCCGTAGGACGGGGCAGCAATAAAGCCTGGTATGCTGATATAGGGGCGGTTCCTAATGTTTCTCCAGAACAAATCAAAATATGTACCACGCAATCCCGCCAAATCTTGGCTGCGCAATTAACGCCGGATATCCCGTTTTTTGACGGTTCACGCAGTGAATGCGATTGGCAAAATGACCCTGACTCAGTTCAAACCGGCGCTATAGGGCCGTCCCGGATGCCTCATTTACTGCGCGCTGATTATGTCGCCAACATGAATGACAGTTATTGGCTCTCCAATCCTCAATCACCATTGACAGGTTATCCTGCGATCTTTGGTTCTGAAGGCAGTGAACCTGTCAGTATGCGGACTCGTCTGGGGCATCTCATGGTGCAAGAACGTCTGCAAGGTCGTGATCAATATCCGGGAAAAGACATTAATCATGAAATCATCCAGAAAATGGTCTTGAACAGTCGCGCCCTGACCGCTGAATTGTTTAAATCTCAATTACTGGAACAAGTCTGCCATTCACCGCTGGTTGATGTACAACGTGATGCTCTCAATGACATAACTTACCCTGCTCCACAACACGTTGATGTCACCGCCGCCTGCCATATCTTAAGAGACTGGGATAATAGTGGTAATCTCTCCGCGCGAGGCGCCCATATTTGGGATGGTGTCTGGAATCGTTTACAAGGTTTACCCGAATCTATTTTGTTTGCCGTTCCCTTTGACAAACATGATCCATTAAATACACCCCGTAAATTACATGCGGATACAGAAACACTCCGACAAGCACTGGGTGCTACCGTACTGGACTTAGCGCGCCGAGGACTGCCCCTGAATGCGAAACGGGGAGAATATGTATATTTGATACGGGGGGATAAGCATGTTCCTTTATATGGTGGTTGTGGCAATGCCGGTTATTTCACTATCGCTTGTGTAGAAAATATTGATGTGAAAAATAGTGATGTGAGAAATCGCCACGACTATGGCAACAATTATCTGCAACTTGTTAGTTTTCCAAATAATAAAGTCGAGGCCTATACTTCATTATTAACCTCATTGTCAGATGACCCTGCTTCGCCGCATTACAGTGATTCCACTTGGATGTACAGTGCACAGAAATGGTTACACTTACCATTCAAAGAATCTGAAATTATTGCCGATCCAAATTATCAACATTTGATTTTGACCGATTAATATTTTTCCTCAGGCTGCTGATAAATCACATTAAAAATAATGGGATTATCAGCAGCTTCATTATCCAGTGTGAGATCGCTGCATTCAGCATAGGCTCGCGGAGCTATACCCCATCAACTTTTTTCAGCATCTCTATTGCAACAACCATAGGCATAAACAACCGCCTTTTCATCTGAGGAAATTCCTGAAACCCTACATTCATATAAAATTTTTTGGCTATGTCGTCTTTAGCATCAACGATAATCATAGGGGTAGGAATCGATTTTGACGACGCTATCGCTTTTCGAATTGCATCTATAAGCAAGATCTCGCCCAGCCCTTGTCGCTGAAATGGCTTACTTATGGCCAATCGACCAATCAGTGCACAATGTAGTGCTGATGGGTATTTTTTAGCTATTTTTTCTGGTAGTTCGTCAAGTTCTACCGTGCATAATGCCAGAGAATAGAATCCCTTAATTTGAGATTCATTCTGGTTACTAATAAGGACAAATGTCCTGGATAGATCCTTTTTATCATGCTGCCCTGAAACCGCTTTCAGATAGTTATTTAGGGCAACTTCACCACAATCGAAATTATTTCTATTGTGTTTATTTTTATCAAGACGAACTATCTTCATTGACTACAGTTCCCTTGTGTTTTCGAGCAGCCCGAAGAAAACGTTCATTTACTTTGATAGGTTCTTCCAGCGCATGAACAAACGCCAACGCATCTTCTTGACACAATCGAATACGCATATCTTGTTCAATCAGTCTCTTTGCCTCTGCTACAGCAGCATTTGCAATGAAGCTGTTCAAACTTGCATATCCTGATAATGATAATGCGCGTTCGAGTAATTCTTTTGTTTCAGAATTCACCCTCGTGGTGATTCTTTCAGTGTTGAGAGTAACCATATTGATTCACCGTTGTTATATTCACTTTAATTAAATTTAAATTATTTTGTTGTAATTATTAGCTTTCCTTTCTTTGGTGGTGCATGCATACGCATTTATTGGTTAATTTATCATCATTTTTAACGAAAAACAATTAATGTGTCAAAATGACACCATTATATTAAGCTAAACAAGCCGACCTCCACACCACCTGATACTCTTTAATGGTTACTAATGATCTAAAAATAGAGAGTAATTCATGAGCAAAAATAAACTTGAAGATTATACCGAAGCTGAGTTTCTAGCATTCATTACTAAAATTTTCGATGTCGATTACGGTACGGAACAACTGGTAGATGATGCAGTTTCCGAGTTTGAACACCTAACTCAGCACCCAGATGGCAGTAATTTAATTTATTATCCTAAAGATAATAATGATGACTCTCCTGAAGGTGTTCTAGAACGAGTCAAAAAGTGGCGTGCTAAAAACGGACTGCCATTATTTAAAAAGTAAAAATTAGGGGGGGGACCACGGTCCCCCCCCTATTCAAACAGCCATTACCATGCGGATAAAGTTAATTCGTTATTACCAGAGCACTCCGATTCTCAACGCCCTAAGGGGTTTTCTATAAACCCCTTTTCATTCGTTTAATCAGATAGCCCAACCTCCGGCATAAAATACCACCAATACAATCGCCAGAATCGTCGTGCCAATATTCAGTTTGCGCCATTCGCCCGAAAAAATACGTCCGACAACCAGTGCACTGAAGCCCAGCATAATTCCTGTCACAATATTACACGTCAATACGATAAATACGGCGCACAGTAAGCCGGACATCGCACTGACAAAATCATTGAAATTCAGTTTCCGTACATTACTCAACATCAATAATCCGACATACATCAGGGCAGGAGCCGTAGCATAAGCCGGAACTAAATACGACAGCGGGGACAGGAATAAAATCAGCAGGAACAAAATACCCACAACAGAGGCGGTTAAACCGGTTTTACCGCCGACAGCAGTTCCGGCGGCGGATTCAATATAAACACCCGCAGGAGAAGATCCGATAGCTCCCGCGAAAATACTGCAAGCAGAATCCGCGGTCAGGGCTTTGCCACCATTAATAATCTGCCCTCGCTTATCTAATAAATTTGCCTGACTTGCCACCGCCTGAATGGTTCCGGTCGCATCAAATACCGCGGTCATGACCAACGCCAACAGGCTCGGTAATACGGCGGGTTGTAATGCGCCGATAATGTCCATATTAAAAATCAGGGATAACCCATCTTCTCCCAATGTCGGCAATTTAAAGAATCCTTGATATTTTACCGCCGGGTCAAAAATCAAACCGATAATGGAAATAGCGATAATCACCAACACAATACCGCCCGGGACTTTTTTTCGCTCCAGTCCAATCGTGGCGGCTAACCCCAACAGGGTCATAATCACAGGAAAAGCAGTCAGGGAGCCGAATGCAACCGGCAAACCAGCATGTGGATTCTTAATCACCAACCCAACACCATTGGCTGCAATCAACAAGAGAAACAGCCCAATACCAATGCCTGTTCCATGTGCTATATCCATTGGTATATTGCGTAAAATCCATGCGCGCACACCTGTCACTGAAATCGCCGTAAACAGGCATCCCATCAGGAAAACCGCACCCAGTGCCACAGGAATACTCACCTGTTGCCCCAACACCAAACTGAACGCAGTAAATGTGCACAATGAAAGCGCACAACCAATTGCCATCGGCAAATTAACCCATAAGCCCATCAATAACGAACCTAAGCCCGTGACCAGACAGACAGAAATAAACACAGCAGTATGAGGAAATCCGGCTTGACCAAGCATACCCGGCACCACAATGACGGAATAGACCATCGCTAAGAATGTTGTTAAACCCGCGAGAATTTCCTGACGTACCGTTGATCCCCGTTCAGTAATCTTAAAATACTTATCGAGTTTGCATTGAGTTGGCGCCTGCATACCAGACATGTTTTTCCCCTGCTTTCTGTTGAATTTTTTGCATTGAGCATCTGTCGCAATTTCCTACCACTTCACCGTACGAAAACGATTACGTCATAAAATAACAACAATTGGTGCTGTCCTTGTCGGTTCAGCCATTTACTTGCGCAATCGTTTGGCTTTTCGGGCAAAAAAATGGTGAGGAAAATTGAGGCGAATGATTATCCGGCGAATCAGGGATGAGAATCAAGCAGTAATCGCAAATTTTGTGGTTAGCCTTGTTTATTTGTGTGAAATTCGATTCATCCTATATTAAACAGACAATTCACATTGCTGAAAAAGATAAATAACAAAAATATTCTTTAATTTATCAATGGCGTATATTCCATCTATATAAAATATTTTCACCACAGACAATAAAATAAAAATTTTAATAGAATACGATCGTAGCATCAATTTAAATAAAAAAATCAAAATAAAAAACATTTAAAAACTTAAGACTACACAAAACGTATTATACGTTGAATAATATCCTATTTGTTTAAAATAAAGTTATATCCTTAGCATTTATCACTAATACATTTTAAACGCTAATAACATTAAATGTTATTATGTAAACAATCTGCCTGTTATTAATCAATAAATAGCGTGAAGCAGCGCTATATTTTGAAATCATCATTTAGTCAAAACCAAAAACATTATGTAATGTCCGTTTCTCTGTATCACAAGGAGATAACATGTTAACTAAAAAACAAAATGGCAGTCGATTCTTACGAACAGTGGAATGGCTGGGTAATGCCTTACCCCATCCTGTTATTATTTTTGTTATTCTTATTGCTATCTTATTGGTTTCTTCGGCAATCGGACAATATTTTGATATTACTGTTATTGATCCTCGTCCAGAAGGTGCAAAAGGGCGGGCAGAAGATGGTTTAATTCATATTATCAGCTTACTGGATGCAGAAGGTATTCGTAAGATCTTATCCAATCTGGTCACTAATTTTACGGGCTTCGCGCCATTAGGCACAGTATTGGTTGCTTTAATGGGTGTCGGTATTGCCGAACGTGCCGGGCTGCTTGCTGCCTTAATGCGTTTGGTCGTGATGAAAGCTCCACGTAAATTGACGACGCTGGCAATTGTATTTGCGGGCATTATGTCAAATACAGCAGCAGAATTAGGCTATGTCGTATTAATTCCGTTGGCAGCGATTATTTTCCACTCCCTTGGACGCCATCCACTGGCAGGATTGGCGGCTGCATTCGCTGGTGTATCAGGTGGTTATTCTGCCAATTTGTTATTAGGAACAATCGATCCACTGCTTTCTGGTATTACCCAGCAAGCCGCCCGGATTATTGATCCCACTTATGTTGTCGGTGCCGAAGCAAACTGGTACTTCATGTTTGCCAGCACCTTCCTGATATCTATTCTGGGTTATTATGTGACTGAAAAAATCGTCGAACCTCAACTCGGACCCTATAAAAATGAACTGGATGAGGATGAGAATACGCTGAAAAATTCAGCGGAGGTCACTGCTCAAGAGAAAAAAGCGCTTGTCGCAGCAACACTGACATTTATTTCACTGTCCATACTCTTATTATTAAGTGTGGTGCCTGAAAATGGTATTCTGAGAAATCAGGAGACAGGTTTAATCGGTAATTCTCCCTTCTTGAAGTCCATTGTTGTGTTTATTTTTCTCTTCTTTGCTATTCCGGGCATCGTATATGGGTTTGCCGCCAACAGCATGAAATCCGGTAAAGATGTTGTGGATGCAATGGCAAACGCCATGAGCACATTGGGCTTATATCTGGTTATTATCTTTTTTGCTGCCCAATTTGTTGCTTTCTTTGGTTGGACCAATATCGGTCAGATTATCGCAGTGAAAGGTGCCAACTTTCTCAATAGCATTAACTTGAATGGCGGGTTGCTGTTTATCGGATTTATCCTGATTTGTGCCTTTATAAATCTGATGATTGGTTCGGCATCTGCGCAATGGGCAGTTACCGCACCTATCTTTGTTCCCATGTTGATGCTGGCGGGTTATGCGCCGGAAACCATTCAGGCAGCCTATCGTATCGGAGATTCAGTAACCAATATCATTACGCCAATGATGAGTTATTTCGGTCTTATCATGGCGATTGTCGTGAAATACAAAAAAGATGCAGGTATCGGCACACTCGTATCCATGATGCTGCCTTATTCCCTGATTTTTATGGTGGGTTGGTCGCTGTTTTTCTATATATGGGTGTTTATTCTGGGCTTGCCTGTCGGCCCCGGTTCACCTATTTACTACAACCCGGCAAGTTAGCAAATAAAACGCATGCCCTGTCAATTCACAGGGCATTTTATTAACGTTCTTCGGGGACTTGATAGCAAAATACTTTTTTATAGGAAATATTGTAATTGTTTATATTTTATGCAATCCTGCGATATAATTGATATAAACCATATCAACATTCTCTATACCCCATCAGTTCCAAGTTGAAGTACAGCGGGGAACACATCCCCAAGAGCCTGGCCAACCTAGCTTTGTGGCTAATAAATTGACTCAAGCAAAAAATACAGCTAACAGAAAAGATGACGGGTATATGTTTTATGCCAATGCCAATAAGGGGTCTAGAGTGAATACCAAGGTAGCAAGAAAAAGCAGGGCAAAGGAAAAAACGCTCAGTTTAGGTTACGTTTCTCTTCTTGATGTTCTTTCGTCTCAACAAGAACATATTGAGCATATTCATGTCACCGAGATTCCCCCGAATGAAGCTGATCGCTTCTTACTGGTTGAATTACCGGAAGAGACAGGCGGGGATTTTGATGTCAGGGATCTGCGCATTGCCCTGCTGAGTGCGCTGAATACAGCCACTTCCATAAAACGCAACGCTTCTCCCAATAAATTGCCACCTAAATTCAATCTGGAACTTTGTGATCACCCGGATGATCTCCTTGGCGAAAATCCAAAAGACTCCTGGCGAACATCAAACCGAAAAGATCGCATTGAGACACTGAAAAATGCCATTCTCGAAGAATCAACTTGGCTCCCAGCCTATGAACTCAGCCAGTCCGCGGGTTTTTCGCTACTCAATCCCAGCGCAACACCCAATCGCTGGAAAAAAACCAAAAAAATCTTCGCCATTTCAGTCAAAGGGAAGGATTTATACCCCAAATATGCACTGGATGAAGGCGGGTTACCCATGCCTATCGTTAAAAATATCATTGAAGTTTTTGATGGCAAAAAAACGTCCTGGGGGATGGCAATTTGGTTTAATACACCGAATTCATGGTTAGGAAAAGAAAAACCAAAAGACGTTTTGATCAACCGGCCAAATGAAGTATTAAATGCGGC
This genomic interval carries:
- a CDS encoding DUF1778 domain-containing protein; the encoded protein is MVTLNTERITTRVNSETKELLERALSLSGYASLNSFIANAAVAEAKRLIEQDMRIRLCQEDALAFVHALEEPIKVNERFLRAARKHKGTVVNEDSSS
- a CDS encoding carboxylate/amino acid/amine transporter; the protein is MWLLTITTFLWAASFSLIGAYLSGQVDSWFSVLVRVVLAAMVFLPFLRWRGISLKVIALYMAVGACQLGVMYLFVFHAYHYLTVAEFLLFTIMTPLYVTLIYDLMGRSRLRWGYALSSLLAVAGAAIIRYDRLSESFWIGLILVQLANIFFAMGQVGYKRLMEAHPIPQRVAFSWFYLGACVVAIMGWLLFGDPQKLPTTQLQWGVLIWLGVGASGIGYFMWNYGATQVDAGTLAIMNNMLVPAGLLVNFAIWQQHPDWLSFSIGGSLIVASLWVHHRWVLKPASQMANCPPRAGAQNE
- a CDS encoding bacteriocin immunity protein codes for the protein MSKNKLEDYTEAEFLAFITKIFDVDYGTEQLVDDAVSEFEHLTQHPDGSNLIYYPKDNNDDSPEGVLERVKKWRAKNGLPLFKK
- a CDS encoding Na+/H+ antiporter; this translates as MEIFFTILILILVVSVSGVLTKMIPFRIPLPIVQIAMGALLAWPHFGLHVTFDPELFLVLLIPPLLFVDGWKTPTREFFQHGREIFILVLVLVLVTVVGIGYLIHSLLPSISLIAAFALAAVLSPTDAVALSSIVGKGRIPKNMMSVLEGEALMNDASGLVALKFAVAIAMGTMIFTVTGATLEFFKVAIGGLISGIAVTLIYSKSLRLMSRWSGDDPATQIMFMMLLPFASYMIAEHIGVSGILAAVAAGMTISKAGVIRNAPLDMRLRADNVWGMLAFVFNGLVFVMLGLQLPGIWETSVAQADLDPNVETWMLFSAVGIIYGALLLLRFSWLWLMKNISKVFMKKKPLEFTSYTTRELWLASFAGVRGAITLAGALSVPLFLPDGDPFPARYQLIFISAGVILLSLFVGVIALPLLLRGMKVGDKLADLNEIRMAKAAMAEVAIVSMNKMEERLSASTEEKLDAEDISEVASRVTGYLRRRTAGTDETEHNLMVEELERRFRLTALRAERGELYHLRATRKISNETLQALLHDLDLLEALLVGKDQ
- a CDS encoding NCS2 family permease, which produces MSGMQAPTQCKLDKYFKITERGSTVRQEILAGLTTFLAMVYSVIVVPGMLGQAGFPHTAVFISVCLVTGLGSLLMGLWVNLPMAIGCALSLCTFTAFSLVLGQQVSIPVALGAVFLMGCLFTAISVTGVRAWILRNIPMDIAHGTGIGIGLFLLLIAANGVGLVIKNPHAGLPVAFGSLTAFPVIMTLLGLAATIGLERKKVPGGIVLVIIAISIIGLIFDPAVKYQGFFKLPTLGEDGLSLIFNMDIIGALQPAVLPSLLALVMTAVFDATGTIQAVASQANLLDKRGQIINGGKALTADSACSIFAGAIGSSPAGVYIESAAGTAVGGKTGLTASVVGILFLLILFLSPLSYLVPAYATAPALMYVGLLMLSNVRKLNFNDFVSAMSGLLCAVFIVLTCNIVTGIMLGFSALVVGRIFSGEWRKLNIGTTILAIVLVVFYAGGWAI
- a CDS encoding GNAT family N-acetyltransferase — its product is MKIVRLDKNKHNRNNFDCGEVALNNYLKAVSGQHDKKDLSRTFVLISNQNESQIKGFYSLALCTVELDELPEKIAKKYPSALHCALIGRLAISKPFQRQGLGEILLIDAIRKAIASSKSIPTPMIIVDAKDDIAKKFYMNVGFQEFPQMKRRLFMPMVVAIEMLKKVDGV
- a CDS encoding penicillin acylase family protein, which gives rise to MIKIKSYLKAFILVITSSLLSACLHPASMNKTDTYAEIRRTSLGIPHIKANNWRGLGYGYGYVQAQDNLCTMADSFLTYRGERSQYFGGQATLVYDGITGKVQNLDSDFYHRHVLSEDMLNRMIQSQPEKIRQLVSGFTAGYNQYLRELPRHTKAHQVCRNQDWVQLINEQDIYRRMYAIAFSKGYNLMLTNIVDAQPPTALSATNISASESPASIASFHLNHLESKGVGSNAYGFGTQATHSDSPLLFGNPHWYWFGPDRFYQAQLTIPGEIDVSGVSFLGIPVIQIGFNENIAWSHTVSTASRMGFYELSLAPDDPLSYLRDGKKIKMQANTITVQVKQDAGSLVPVTRTLYKSEYGPLVNLSPLQWDTKKAFAVRDINQENFRLWRNWLRFDQARSLEEFMAIQKQESAMPWVNTIAVGRGSNKAWYADIGAVPNVSPEQIKICTTQSRQILAAQLTPDIPFFDGSRSECDWQNDPDSVQTGAIGPSRMPHLLRADYVANMNDSYWLSNPQSPLTGYPAIFGSEGSEPVSMRTRLGHLMVQERLQGRDQYPGKDINHEIIQKMVLNSRALTAELFKSQLLEQVCHSPLVDVQRDALNDITYPAPQHVDVTAACHILRDWDNSGNLSARGAHIWDGVWNRLQGLPESILFAVPFDKHDPLNTPRKLHADTETLRQALGATVLDLARRGLPLNAKRGEYVYLIRGDKHVPLYGGCGNAGYFTIACVENIDVKNSDVRNRHDYGNNYLQLVSFPNNKVEAYTSLLTSLSDDPASPHYSDSTWMYSAQKWLHLPFKESEIIADPNYQHLILTD
- a CDS encoding AbgT family transporter is translated as MLTKKQNGSRFLRTVEWLGNALPHPVIIFVILIAILLVSSAIGQYFDITVIDPRPEGAKGRAEDGLIHIISLLDAEGIRKILSNLVTNFTGFAPLGTVLVALMGVGIAERAGLLAALMRLVVMKAPRKLTTLAIVFAGIMSNTAAELGYVVLIPLAAIIFHSLGRHPLAGLAAAFAGVSGGYSANLLLGTIDPLLSGITQQAARIIDPTYVVGAEANWYFMFASTFLISILGYYVTEKIVEPQLGPYKNELDEDENTLKNSAEVTAQEKKALVAATLTFISLSILLLLSVVPENGILRNQETGLIGNSPFLKSIVVFIFLFFAIPGIVYGFAANSMKSGKDVVDAMANAMSTLGLYLVIIFFAAQFVAFFGWTNIGQIIAVKGANFLNSINLNGGLLFIGFILICAFINLMIGSASAQWAVTAPIFVPMLMLAGYAPETIQAAYRIGDSVTNIITPMMSYFGLIMAIVVKYKKDAGIGTLVSMMLPYSLIFMVGWSLFFYIWVFILGLPVGPGSPIYYNPAS